A window of Candidatus Deferrimicrobiaceae bacterium genomic DNA:
CCACCGTGCCCCCCGAGCCGACGACGACGTTCATGACCCCGGGCGGAAGACCCGCCTCCTCGAGGATCTCCCCGAGACGGATCGCCGTGAGCGGCGTGGTGGATGCCGGCTTGAGGACGAGCGTGCAACCCGCCGCCAGCGCCGGCCCCACCTTGTGGGCGACGAGGTTCAGGGGGAAATTGAACGGCGTGATGGCGGAGACCACTCCCACGGGGCAGCGCAGGTAGAACCCCACCCGCCCCTCGCCCGCGACGCTTGCGTCCATCGGGATCGTCTCGCCGTGGACGCGCTTGGCCTCCTCGGCGGAGAACTGGAAGGTCTCGACCGCCCGCGTCACCTCTCCGAAGGAGTATTTCCAGGCTTTCCCCGCCTCCCGGCAGATGATCGTGGCGATCTCGTCCTGATGTTTCGCGAGCAGCTGGCTCGTTTTCTCGAGGATCCGGAAACGCTTGTGGGCGGGCAGGCGCGAGTACGAGGGGAATGCCGCATGGGCCGCGCCGATCGCTTTTTCGACCGTCTTTTTCGACGCCACCGGGACCACCCCGATCGTTTCCCCGGTGTACTTGTCGATGACCTTCATCGTCTCCTTGTCCTCGATCCATTTCCCGTCGACCAGCAATCGGTACGAGTTTGCTACGGCCATAGGGCTCCTCCTGGTGGTAGGTCGATGGGCTGCGGAAAACCCCGGCGGGACCGGACCGGCGGGGGGCCCATGATCAGAAGTTTACCGCGGCGCGGATCGCCTCGAGCGCCCGGCGGGCGTCCGGTATGTACGTCTTTTCGAGGGCGTACGGGAACGGCGTGTCGAAGCCCGTCACGCGGGCGATGGGCGCCTTGAGATGCAGAAACGACCTCTCCTGGATCAGCGCCGACAACTCCGCCCCGAACCCGCAGGTCCGGGGCGCCTCGTGCAGGACGATCGCCCGGCCGGTCTTCTGCACCGACCGGTCGACCGCCCCCACGTCGAGGGGCCAGAGCGTGCGAAGATCGATGATCTCGACGCTTACCCCCTCCTTGTCCGCCTCCTCCGCGGCCGTATCCGCCACCGGGACCATCGCCCCGTAGGTGATGAGCGAGACGTCCGTTCCCTCCCGCACGATCCGCGCCACCCCCAGGGGGACGGCGTATTCCCCTTCGGGTACCTCGCCCTTTGCGATCCGGTAGAGCGCCTTGGGCTCCAGGAAGATCACCGGATCCGGGCCCCGCATCGCGGAAGTCAGAAGCCCCTTTCCGTCCGCGGGGGCGGACGGCATGACAACCGTAAGCCCCGCGGTATGGACGAAATACGCCTCCGGGCTCTGCGAGTGGTACAGACCTCCCTTGATCCCTCCCCCGGACGGGGTCCGGATCACGACGGGCGCGGGGAACTGGCCCGCCGACCGGTACCGGAACTTGGCCAGCTCGGACACGATCTGCTCGAAGGCGGGATAGATGAAATCGACGAACTGGATCTCGGCAACGGGGCGCAGGCCGTAAAGCGCCATCCCGATCGCCATACCGACGATCCCCGACTCCGCGAGAGGGGTGTCGATCACCCGTTCCGGGCCGAACCGTTCCCAAAGCCCCTCGGTCGCCCGGAAGACGCCCCCGTTTTTTCCGATGTCCTCCCCGAGGAGGACGACCGCGGGATTCCGCTCCATCTCCTCGGCCAGCGCGGAGTGGATCGCCTGGATGAGCGTCATGGTCGCCATCGGGTCATCCCTCCCCGCCCGAGAGGAGCTTTCTCTGCTCGGCCAGGTGCCACGGCATCTCCGCATACACATCCTCTACCAGTGACTCCGGGGAAACCGGCGGGGCGCCCTCGCACTCCTTCACGGCCCGTTGGACCTCTTCTCTCGCCTCCTCCGCCAGGGTCTCCGCCGTCTTCCCGTCCACGACGCCCGCCCGCCGAAGATACTCCGCAAACCGGCTAACGGGATCCCGCTTCGCCCAATCGGCACGTTCCTCCTCGGGCCGGTAGCGCGTAGGGTCGTCCGAGGTGGAGTGCGGCCCCATCCGGTAGGTCAGCGCTTCGATGAGCGTCGGTCCGCCCCCGGCCCGGGCTTTTTCGAGTGCGTCCCGGGTGACCTTGCACACCGCAAGGAGGTCGTTCCCGTCCACGCGGACCCCCTCGAACCCGTACGCGGCAGCCTTTTCCGCGATCGAGCCCGAAGCCGTCTGCTTTGCGAAAGGAAGAGAGATCGCATACTGGTTGTTGCTGCAGAAAAAGACGGTGGGGGTCCCGTAGACGCCGGCGAAGTTCATCGCCGCGTGGAAATCGCCCGTGGAAGAGCCCCCGTCGCCGAAGAAGGCGATGACCGCGATTTTGTCCCCGCGGAGCTTCGCGGCGTAGCCCGCTCCCACCGCCTGCGGCAGCTGGGTGGCGACGGGGCTGGACACCGATACCAGGTTGATCGATCGGTCGCACCAGTGGTTGGGCATCTGGTGCCCCTTGATCGCGTCCGAGGCATTGCCGAACAGCTGCCCGACGATGGAGGAGAGCGGATAGCCCCGTACGAGAGCTGCACCTTGATCCCGGTAGGAGGGGAAGACCCAGTCTCCTTCTTTCAGGGCGAAGCCGGAGCCGATCTCCGACGCCTCCTGTCCGGTGCTCGGGACGAAAAACCCGATCCGGCCCGACCGCTGGAGACTGATCGCCTTTTCATCCAGGGCCCGGAGGAGGAGCATCTTCCGGAACAGAAACAGGAGGTCCTCGTTCGGCAAGGCTGGGTCCAGCGCCGGATCGACCGAACCGTCCTCCCGTAGCACTGACAGCAACGGCGGTTCCATATCGCTCTCCGTTCCCCGAGATCGTTCGTTTGGCTTTTTCTCCATTTTATCCGATGACCCGCCGGACGAACCGGTTTCCTCCCCCCGCGTCACCTCCTCCGGATCACGCCCTGTTTGCGGAGGTCGGCGATCTGCTCGTCCCGGTAGCCGAGCTTCGCCAGTATCTCCTCGTCGTGTTCCCCAAGCCGTGGGGACCGTGCGGGCGGGGCCGTCCTCCGATGTCCGTCCCCTTCCCGGTCCCGCGAGAGAAACTTCAGGGGAAGCCCGGGCTGCCTGTCCCTTCCTCCGAGCGGGGATTCCACCTCCACGACCATCCCCCGGGCTTGTGCGTTCGGGTGTTCGAACGCCTCCCCGAGCGACAGGACCGGCGAGAAGCAGACATCCTTGTCTTGAAAAAAGGAAACCCATTCGTCCCTCGTCCGGGAAGCAAAGATTTTTCCCATCTCCGCCTTGACGCGCGCACCTTCGTCGCCCGTTGCATACTGCAGGCCGATGAGATCCTCCCGCCCCAGCGCCATCACCAGGTTTTTCCAGAACCAGCTCTCCAGGGAACCGACGCTCACGTACCCGCCACACCCGCACCGGTACGTCTCGTAGCACGGAAACATCCCCGTGAGGATCATGGCCCCGCGCTCCGGGGGAGGCATCCCGGAAAGGACCGCAGCCGCGTGGATCGAAAGCATCGCCATCGTTCCGTCGGTCATGGAGATGTCCACCCAACGCCCCCTCCCCGTGGTCTGCCTCGCATGGAGCGCCATCAGGATCCCGGTCAGGGCCATCATCGCCCCGCCGAACAGGTCCCCGATCTGGACGGACGGGATCGCAGGCGGCGTTTCCTTCCGCCCGCATAACCCGAGCACGCCGGCGTAGGAGATGTAGTTGATGTCGTGCCCCGCCACGTCCCGCATCGGGCCGGTCTGCCCGTACCCCGAAATGGAGCAGTACACCAGGCGCGGGTTCGCCCCGGAAAGCGTGGCGTAATCGACCCCGAGCCGCTGCACCACGCCGGGGCGGAAACCTTCGACCACGACGTCGGCTTCTTGCGCGAGGGTGCGGAAGATCTTTTTCCCCTTCTCCGACTTCAGGTCGAGCGTCATGCTGCGCTTCCCGCGGTTGAGATACCGGTCCGCGGGGCTTTGACCCCACTCCTCCCCCGAGAAGGGGTTGCGCACCCGCGGCGACGGTTCGTCCACCTTGACGACGTCGGCGCCGGAATCGGCCATCATCAGCGTGCAGAAAGGGCCGGGAAGCTGGAGCGACAGGTCGAGGACCCGGATACCGGCAAGCGGCGACATCGGCGTATCCCCCGGAGTTCTTGTGCTATCGTATTCCGCGTATGGAACCGGAAGCCCCCATCGCACTGGACAGGGCGATCTTTCTTTCCGACGCCCACCTGAGCCAGGATGACCTGCACACCCGAAATTTCCTGAGCCTGGCGGAAGAGGCCGCGGCCGAAGGGATCGCCCTGTTCCTGCTGGGCGACATCTTCGACCTGTGGTTCGGGTCCCCGGGGCTTACGTTCAAGTTCCAGAAGCCCGTGATCGAGCGCCTGCAGGAATTGCGGCGCGGGGGCCTTCGCTTATATTACGTGGAGGGAAACCGGGATTTCTATCTGAAAAAAACCCACGAAGGAAGCACGTTCCACGCCGTCTCGGAGGGGGAGATGCGCGCCGCGGTGGGATCCCGGATCGTGTCCCTGTCTCACGGCGACACCGTGAACCGGGCCGACCTCGCCTACCGGTTCTGGAAGACCCTGTCGAAGAATCCCCTGGCCTACGGCGTCCTTTCCGTCCTGCCCCCCTCCCTCGTGCTCCCGGTCGCCGACCGCCTGGAGAGGAAGCTCAAAAAGACCAACCCGCGCTTCAAGGAATCGTTCCCGGAGAGGGAGTCCCGCGAGTTCGCCCTTCGGATGTTCGCCTCCGGCGTGGACTTCGTCATCCTGGGGCACTTTCACACGGAGCGGATCCTGCGTTTCGCCCAAGGCGAGGCGACCAAGATCCTCGTGATCCTTCCCTCGTGGAAGGAGGAGTGGCGGTACTTCACCCTCACCGCGGAGGGAGAGTACGGCTTCCGGAACTTCCGGCCCGACGCGCCGCTACTTTGATCCTCCACTAGCCGGCGGCTCCGGACGGATCGTCTTCCCCATCAGGACGACGAAGAGGATCCCGGCGGCCGCCTCGATCGTTCCGAAGAGGAGGGCGATCCGGTCCAGGCCGAACCCCACGGGCATCATCGCGCCGGCGAGCAGGCCGGCGAGGCCGATGTTCGCGAGCCAGAACTGCGCTTCCGCCCATCCGATGTTCCCCACTTTCGGGAGCCCGAAGAACATCGTCGGGATCAGTTTGTACCCGATGCCGTAGATGAGGAACAGGACGAACCCGACGAGAAGCATGTGGACGTGGACGAACTGGAAGTTGTCGTTCCCGAAGGCGAGCATCCCCACGCCGAGCAAAAGCCCCAGGACGAGGTAGAAGAAGGCGACGCGGATGTACCGCCGGCAAAGCCGGTTCAGGCGGTCCTGGGTTTTCCGCTCGAGGAAGGACAGATCCGTCGTCATGTCCCCTGTCCCCCCGCCGCGGCAAACGCGAGGGCGGGAAGCGAGGGGTCGGCCTGGAAGACGACCCGGGAGCCGCACAACTTCTCCAGCCGGCCGATCTCCTCCCGCTTCTGGTTCACGATCGCCTCCAGCAGGGAGGGCGAAACCCGCAGGACGAGTTCCTTCCCCTGCTCGTGGGCGAGGTCTCCGTGGATCCTCCGCATCAGCTTCACCACCGCCGCGTCGAGCGTGGAGAGATATCCCGTGCCGCTGCACACCTCGCACGCCTTGAACATCACGTCGTAGAAGGATATCCCCATCCTCTGCCGGCTGATGGCCACCAGGCCGAACTTCCCCAGGCTGGAGACGTCGGCCTTCGCCTTGTCCCGTTTCAGCCCCTCCTTGAGGATCCGCTCCACCTCCTTGTTGTGGTTGCGGTGCTCCATGTCGATGAAGTCCACGACGATCAGCCCCCCCATGTCCCGGATCCGGAGCTGGCGGGTCACCTCGGCGGCCGCCTCCTTGTTCGTCCGGAAGGCGGTGTCCTCGATGTCGCGGTCCTTGGAGGACCTCCCCGAGTTGACGTCGATGGACCACAGCGCTTCGGTCCGGTCGATCACGATGTGCCCCCCCGACGGCAGAGGCACCTTGCGAATACAGGCCCGCTCGATCTGTTCTTCCAGGTTGAACTTGAAGAAGAGGGGGCGCTTCTGCTGGTACAACTTGAGCTTGCTTTTCTGCTTCGGGTAGTAGACGTCGAAGAAATCCGACGCTTTCCGCAGGGAGGCGGGCGAATCCATGAGGACCTCGACGATGTCCGAGGAGTAGTTGTCCCGAAGGGTCCGGATGACGATGTCCTGCTCCTCGTAGAGCAGCGCGGGGGCCTTCTCGGCGCGCGCCCCCTCCACCGTCCGGTCCCACAGCTTGATCAGGTTGGTAAGGTCCGCCCGGAGGTCCTTCAGCGGCTGCCCCGCCCCCACGGTGCGCACGATGAATCCCAGGTGGTCGGGGTATGTGAGCTTCTCCATGTTCTTCCGGATCCGCTCCCGATCCTTCTCGCCGGTGATCTTCTTCGAAATGCCGTACCGCTTCATCCCCAGCATCATCACCAGGTACCGTCCCGCGATGCTGATGTACGACGTGACCGCCGCCCCCTTGATGGGCGACTCCTCCTTGGTGACCTGCACGAGGATCTCCATCCCCGGGCGCAGATGGGGCCGCCGGTCCCCCTCGTTCCACGTTTCGAGATTTTCGATGAGTGCCCCGCCGCAGTATTCGTTCAGGGGAAGAAACCCGTGCCGCCCGCCGCCGAATTCGACGAAGGCGGCCTCGATCGCCTGGGCGACATTGACCACGCGCGCCTTGTAGATGTTCCCCTTGAACTGCTTCTTGCGCTGGTTCTCCACCTCGAAGTAGTCGAGAACGCCGTCACTGACGATGGCGACGCGGATCTCCTCGGGATGGGTCCCGTCGATGAGCATCCCCTTCTTCGGACCCTTTCCGGCCGGAACCTCTTCCCCCTCCTCTTCTTCCCCGACCTCTTCCTCCCCGACCTCCTCTTCCTCGGCCCGGGCGGGTTCCTCGGACAACGTCCCTTCGGCCCCCGCGGGAACTTCCGGCTCCGGGAGGGGAGCATCCTGCGCACCGCCCTCGGCGGCTGCCGCCTCCTGCCCGGCGTCTGCCGTTCCCTTCTTCCCCCGTCGCCTTCCGCGCCTGCGGCCCCGGCGGCGTCCTTTCCGCTCCGTTCCCGCCGCTTCCCCGGTTTCCGCGGTTTCCCCGGAGCGCGCCTGCGCCTCCTCCCCACCGGCCTGCCGCTCGACGGTCGGCCCTTCCGCCGGTTCGGCCGGTTCCTGCCCGGCGTCCCCTTCCTCCCGCATCTCCCCCGCGCCTTCGCCCTCCGGTGCGGCCGCGGGCATTTCCTCCCCCGGAACCGCTGCGGCCTGCTGTTTTCCGCGGCCCCGGCCCCGCCGGCGGCTCCGGCGGCGACCTTTCCGGACGCCGTCCTGCGAGTCGATCGCCTCGGCGACCTCGAGATTTTCCGGCGCCGCTTCGACCGGCTCGTCGGATACGGTCCGGCTCTCCGGCCCTTCCGCGGAGGGAGTTCCTGCCTCCCCGCCGGCGGCGGGTGTCCCGGGCGCCTCGCTCTCCTTCTTCCTGCGCGGGCTCCGTTTCCAGTACCTTCGTTTCTTTTTCTCTTCCGTCATGAAATTCCTCCTCCGATGTAGCCCCTCCGTTCGGGGGGCCGTTCGCCCGCCCTCCGCGCCCTACCCAGCGCCGCGGTCCCTTTTCCGCGCTACGCCGGTCCCGTTGGCCAGGAACCGGGGAAGGACCCGGGGAAGGTCGCACACGTCCTCGATGACCGCGTGCGCGGGAAATCCCTCTTCCCGGCCTCCCACCCAGACGGAGAACATCCCCAGTTCGCGGGCCGGGACCAGGTTCTCCCGAAGGTCCTCGCAGAAGAGGGAATCCCTCGGGCTGGTCCCGTTCGCCCGCAGAAGCTTCTCGTACGGGTAGCGGGACGGCTTGGCGATATATTCCATGAACTCGATCCCGTAAATCCCGTCCATCAGGTCCGAAACCCCCAGCGCCGAGAGAACCCGGCGGGCGTACGATTCGGACCCGTTGGTGAACACCACGCGCCTGCCCGGCAGGCAGGAGAGCATCGCCCCCAGTTCCGGTCTCGGCGGCACGATCTCGGGGATGGGGACATCGTGAACGAACTCGAGATACTCGGAGGGGGACACCCCGTGATGATGCATGAGCCCGCGCAGCGTCGTCCCGAACTCCCGGAGGAAATCCTTGCGGACGCGTCCGGCCGTCGGCGGGTCCACGCCGAGCCGGTCCTGCACATAGTGCTCGATCCGGGCATCCACGAGCCTCCACAGGTGAACGTGGGGAGGGTAGAGGGTGTTGTCCAGGTCGAAGACGAACAACGGTTCCGAGGCCATCCCGTTAAGCTCCCCCGATCTCCACGGCGGAAACGGCGAGAGACGGGCACCCCGTCCTTCCGAACCACCGGAAATCGTCCCCGACGGCCACGACGTCCCGGAAAAGCGAGAGGACGTTCCCGGAAACGGCGAATCCGCGGACCGGTTCCTTCTCCTCGCCCCCCTGAAACCGGACTCCCGAGGCCCCCACGGAGAAGTCTCCCGACACCGGATCCGCCGTGTGGATCCCCAACAGCTCCTTCAGGATCACGCCCTCCCCGAGCTCCGACAGCATCTGCCCCACGGTCCGGTGTCCCGCCGTCATGCGCAGCCCGCCCGTGCCGACTGCCGGAGGAACCTTGGGCGACGGCCGCCTGAGGCTCGCCGTCGTCCCCGTCCCGATCCTCCTTCCCCAGAACGAGTCGGCCAGGAACGAGGCGAGCGTCCCGCTCCGGATCAGGACGTTCCGGCGCGAGGAAACCCCTTCTCCGTCGAAGACCGTGGCCCCCGCCCCCTGCGGGTCGAGCGGGTCGTCGACCACCTCCACGCAGGGCGAGGCGACGGTCCGGCCGATCTTCCCCGCGAAGATCGATTTCCCCTTGGCGACCTGCGGGGCGAGAAACGAGGGGGCCAGCACCTCGAGAAGGTCGGCCGTCACCCCGTTCTCCAGGAGGGCGGCGGCGCGGCCGGTCGGCAGGGTGCGGCTCCCGAGCATCCGGAGAGCCCTCCCCCCGCTCTCCTCCGCGATCCCGTTCGGCTGAAGGTCTACGAGCCGTCGGGCGAACCCGAACCCGTATCCCGTCTGCCCCTCCGCCCCCTCCTCGGCCACGGAGTCCACGGAGGCGTAATACCAGGACTCGCGCTGGGCGCCTTCCCTCCCCCGGGAGTTCCGGAACCACTCCCCCGCCACCGTCTCCGTGAGCGACGCGGTCCGCACCCGCTTCATCCGGGGATCGAGGGCGAGTGCGCGGCTTTCCAGCTCGCGGGCGAAGTCCGCCTTTTCGTGATCCCCCACCGTTTCGCAGGAAGGGTCGTAGAGTTGCGGTACGCGGTGCTCTCCGGCCCCCGGGGGACATTCCTCCCCGTCCTCCGGCAGACCGTAGGCGTCATCCCGGTCGGAGGCGTCCGCGCAGAAGATCGCCGCCTCCACGGTATGACGAACGTCGTCCTCCCCCTCCCCGAACCCGTAGGAAAAGCCCATCCTCCCCTCCCGGAAAACGCGGACCCCGAGGGAAACCGTATCCGAGAAAGAGATGGCGTCGATCCCGCCTTCGCGCGCCTCGTACCTGCGGACGCGGGCGCGCCGGACCCACAGCTCCGACTCGCCCCCGCCCCGGCGGGAGACCTCCCGTTTCACCAGACCGAAGAGCCGGTCAGGCACGCAGCAACCCGGACAGATCGGACACCAGGGCGACCTCGTCGCAGTCGGGGAACTTGGAACACTTGAGACAGTCCGTCCAGATCTTCTGGGGCAGTACGGACTTGTCCACCCGGACAAACCCCATCTTCTCGAAGAACTCCGGCTTGTAGGTCAGGGCGAAGACCCGCAGGATGCCGAGGACGATCGCCTCGGAGACGCACGCCTCGACGAGCTTCGTCCCCACCCCTTTCCCCATGTGCCCGTCACGAACGGCAAGCGAACGCACTTCGGCCAGGTCCTCCCACATGATGTGGATGGCGGCGGACCCGATCACCTCGCCGCCGTCGCCGGTGTACACGAAGTAGTCGCGCAGGTTCTCGTAGATTTCGCTCAGCGCCCGGGGGAGCATATCCCCCTTGCGCGCGTAGTCGGCGATCAGTTTCTGGATGGCCTTGACGTCCCCCATCCGGGCCTTTCGGATCATCCCCGCGCCGCTCCCTCGATCAGTTCCCTCGCGTGCGCCTGCGCTTCCTCGGTCACGTCGGCTCCCGAGATCATGCGCGCAAGTTCCTTAATCCTATCCTGTTTCGACAACGCTTGCACCCCGGTGGCGACCGAGCCTTTCCCGGACTGCTTGACGACCAGCAGATGGGCGTCCGCGAAGGCGGCCACCTGCGGAAGGTGGGTGACGCAGACCACTTGCGCCGTCGCGGAGAGTCCTCTCAGGCACGCCCCCACGCGCTCCGCCACCCTGCCGCCGATCCCCGTGTCGATCTCGTCGAACACCATCGTCCGGTTCCCCCGCCCCCGCGCGGAGGCATTGCGGAGAGCGAGCATGACGCGCGAAAGCTCCCCTCCCGAAGCCGTCGTGGAGAGAGGGCGCATCTCCTGACCCGGATTCGCGCAGAACAGGAACTCCGCCTCGTCGAACCCGTGCGCCGAGAGGGATTCCGGCCCGGGCGGGCGGGAAACGAGTTCGACCCGGAACTTCGCTCCGGCAAGCGCCACCCGGGAAAGCTCCTTCCCGACCGCGGGCCCCATCCGTTTCGCTCCCTCGCGCCGCTTCCTGCCAAGCTCCGTGGCCGCGCGCACGCCTGCCTCCTCCTCGTTCCGCAGCTGCTCCCGCAACCGTCTCGCCTCCTCCTGCGCCCCCTCGAGCCTCTCCCGCTCCGCCCGCAGTTCCGTGAGCATCGCCAGAAGCCCCGGCACGTCGGTCCCGTATTTCCTCCTCAGGCGCCGGATCTCGCTCAGCCTTTCCTCCGTCCTTTCCATCGCTTCGGCCGACAGGTCGACCGCCGCCGACAGCCCGGAAAGCTCCCGGGCCAGTTCCTGCGCCTCGATCCCGAGCGACCGGACGCGCTCCACAAGGCCGGCGATCCTCGGGTCGACCGCCGCCGCCTCCTTCAGCCTCGCGGCGGCGAAGGAGAGCGAGGCGACGGAGGAATGCTCCGAGGAGGAAAGGGCGTCTTCGGCCCCCCGGAGGGCCGAAAGCACCTTCGCGGCGTTGCGGAAGAGTTGGAGGTCCGCGGCGAGTTTTTCCTCCTCCTCGGGGCTCAGGGCGGCCCGGGTCAGCTCCTGGACCTGGAAATCGAGGTGCTCCCCCCGCTCGCGCGCGTTCGCCCCGCGCGACTCCGACTCCTCCACGTTCCTCCGGAGGGCGGAGATCCGCCGGTAGAGGCCGCGCATCTCCGCCGCCTCCTGCGCGGTTTTCGAAAAATCGTCCACCGCCGACAGCGCGGCCGCCCGCGACAGGAGGTGGACGACGCTGTGTTGCCCCACAAGCTCCACGAGCAGCGGCGACAAGTCCGCGAGGGCGGTCTGCGAGACCATCCGGCCGTTGAAATAGGCCCGGCTGCGCCCCGCGGCGGGGATGACCCGCCGGAGCACCAGTTCCTCCTCCCACGGAAAGCCCGCCTCCTCCCACGCCTCCTTGAGGTCCGCGCGCCCGGAGAGGTCGAAGCGCGCGGACACCTCCGCTTCCGCCTCCCCCGACTTCACGGCCGTCGGGTCCGCCCTCTCTCCCAGCGCGAGGCGGACCGCCTCCACGAGGATCGATTTGCCCGCCCCCGTCTCCCCCGTGACGATGTTCAGCCCCGGCGCGAACGGCACGCGCACGTCGCGGAAGATGGCGAGATTGCGTACGGAGAGTTCGATCAGCATCTGGGGGAAGGAGTCACCGCTCTCCCCACTTGAGCTTTGTCCGAAGAACGGCGAAGTAATCCTTGAAGGGGGAGCGGAAGAAGCGGAGCGGCGCGGACGCCTTCTTCACCTCGATCACGTCATCCGCCCGGATCCCGAGTCCCACCTGCCCGTCCAGCGTGAGGAAGACGTCGGTCTCCCGGGACCGCAGCTTCACCCGGACCTCCATGTCGTCGGGGATGACGATCGGCCGGTTCGTAAGGGTGTGCGGACAGATCGGGGTGATGACGATGGCGCGCAACGTCGGATAGAGAATCGGCCCCTGCGCGGCGAGGGAGTACCCCGTCGAGCCGGTGGGAGTGGAGATGATCAGCCCGTCCGCCTTGAACGACGAGAGGAACATCTCATCGATCGTGGTCTCGATGTCGATGATCTTGGCGAGCGCCCCCTTGTTGACGACGACATCGTTCAGCACCGTGTAGTTGGCGACCCGCTCCCCCATCCGGTGCACGTGGGCGACGAGCATCATCCGCTCGTCGTAGGCGAAGTCGTAGTGGAAGATGCGCTCGAGTACCGGATACAATTCCTCCAGGGTGATCGCGGTCATGAACCCGAGCGACCCGAGGTTCACCCCGAGAATCGGCTTCCCCGAGATTCCCACGACCCGCGCGGCGGAGAGAAGCGTCCCGTCGCCTCCGATGACGATCAAAAAGTCGCACTTGTCCGGGAGGTTCGATCGGGGCACGGCATCGCCGTGCTGCACGAGCGCGGCGGTCTCCTTGTCGAGCACGACGCGTCTTCCGCGCGCCTCGATCCATTCGGTCAGGTCGGAAACGATCTTCTTCGCCCGGGGATCGGTGTGCTTGGCGATGATGCCGGCGCACTTCATGGTGAATCAGGATAATATATCGGAAGGAAATGGGAAAGGAACGTTTTCCCGCCCCGACCTCTGCGTGGGACTCGTTGCGCGTCTTCGAAACCATCGGGTTCATGGACCGTGCTCGTGGACAAGAGGAGGGTTCCCTTGCCTTCGTTTTCCCTTCCGAAGGCGTCCCGGGGAAGAATCCTTTTTCCCCTTTAAAAAGAACGGTCACCACGATTCCCGATCGATGCGGGAATTTCTGAAACGCTCTTCCAGCCCTTGATGAGAGGGACTTTGCGGGCGGTCGTCTTTTTCGATCGACCATTTCCATCGGTTTTCGCAATGGTTACCCAGGGGCAGGAGATTTACCTTGACGGGGAATAAAAATCCTCGTTCAATTTCCTTGAGAGGTTTCTTCTTACGGTCAACCAAACGATCGATTCCGTGCTCCATCGGTGATGTCATGGCACCCGGGAAATTCCCGGTTTGCCTTTGTCGGAATCGTATCCTCTTGGGGTAACGCGACGCAACATATTCCTTGGTTGTTTGGAAACCTCACCGGGTCGATGGAAAAAGAGGTTCGGGGGGACGATATGGCAAAACTGGACTTCGGGATGGCGATGGTATTGGCAAGGTTCGCCGGAAAAGAAGGAACCCCCTCCCCGGAAGGGAAAAAGATGCCGAAGGCGAACCCGCAAGCACAGGCCGGTTTCGAGAAACGGAAAATCCTGATCGCCGGTTCGTGGTTGAAAATCCCCAAAGTAGAAAGGATTCTTCTGCCTTCCGACCCTTCCGAAAAGGATCTCTGAGGCGGAAGCGATCCTTCCAAGCAAAACCCCCCGGCGAGATTCCCCGCCGGGGGGTTTTTTCGTTCCCAGGTAGAAACCCTGAAATTGTGAGGGATTACTTGGCCTTGACTACGTTGGCCGCCTGCGGTCCCTTGGGACCCTGGGTGATGTCGAACTCGACCCGATCCCCTTCCTGGAG
This region includes:
- a CDS encoding Rne/Rng family ribonuclease — protein: MTEEKKKRRYWKRSPRRKKESEAPGTPAAGGEAGTPSAEGPESRTVSDEPVEAAPENLEVAEAIDSQDGVRKGRRRSRRRGRGRGKQQAAAVPGEEMPAAAPEGEGAGEMREEGDAGQEPAEPAEGPTVERQAGGEEAQARSGETAETGEAAGTERKGRRRGRRRGRRRGKKGTADAGQEAAAAEGGAQDAPLPEPEVPAGAEGTLSEEPARAEEEEVGEEEVGEEEEGEEVPAGKGPKKGMLIDGTHPEEIRVAIVSDGVLDYFEVENQRKKQFKGNIYKARVVNVAQAIEAAFVEFGGGRHGFLPLNEYCGGALIENLETWNEGDRRPHLRPGMEILVQVTKEESPIKGAAVTSYISIAGRYLVMMLGMKRYGISKKITGEKDRERIRKNMEKLTYPDHLGFIVRTVGAGQPLKDLRADLTNLIKLWDRTVEGARAEKAPALLYEEQDIVIRTLRDNYSSDIVEVLMDSPASLRKASDFFDVYYPKQKSKLKLYQQKRPLFFKFNLEEQIERACIRKVPLPSGGHIVIDRTEALWSIDVNSGRSSKDRDIEDTAFRTNKEAAAEVTRQLRIRDMGGLIVVDFIDMEHRNHNKEVERILKEGLKRDKAKADVSSLGKFGLVAISRQRMGISFYDVMFKACEVCSGTGYLSTLDAAVVKLMRRIHGDLAHEQGKELVLRVSPSLLEAIVNQKREEIGRLEKLCGSRVVFQADPSLPALAFAAAGGQGT
- a CDS encoding alpha-ketoacid dehydrogenase subunit beta, whose protein sequence is MATMTLIQAIHSALAEEMERNPAVVLLGEDIGKNGGVFRATEGLWERFGPERVIDTPLAESGIVGMAIGMALYGLRPVAEIQFVDFIYPAFEQIVSELAKFRYRSAGQFPAPVVIRTPSGGGIKGGLYHSQSPEAYFVHTAGLTVVMPSAPADGKGLLTSAMRGPDPVIFLEPKALYRIAKGEVPEGEYAVPLGVARIVREGTDVSLITYGAMVPVADTAAEEADKEGVSVEIIDLRTLWPLDVGAVDRSVQKTGRAIVLHEAPRTCGFGAELSALIQERSFLHLKAPIARVTGFDTPFPYALEKTYIPDARRALEAIRAAVNF
- a CDS encoding CaiB/BaiF CoA-transferase family protein, which encodes MSPLAGIRVLDLSLQLPGPFCTLMMADSGADVVKVDEPSPRVRNPFSGEEWGQSPADRYLNRGKRSMTLDLKSEKGKKIFRTLAQEADVVVEGFRPGVVQRLGVDYATLSGANPRLVYCSISGYGQTGPMRDVAGHDINYISYAGVLGLCGRKETPPAIPSVQIGDLFGGAMMALTGILMALHARQTTGRGRWVDISMTDGTMAMLSIHAAAVLSGMPPPERGAMILTGMFPCYETYRCGCGGYVSVGSLESWFWKNLVMALGREDLIGLQYATGDEGARVKAEMGKIFASRTRDEWVSFFQDKDVCFSPVLSLGEAFEHPNAQARGMVVEVESPLGGRDRQPGLPLKFLSRDREGDGHRRTAPPARSPRLGEHDEEILAKLGYRDEQIADLRKQGVIRRR
- the pdhA gene encoding pyruvate dehydrogenase (acetyl-transferring) E1 component subunit alpha, with the protein product MLREDGSVDPALDPALPNEDLLFLFRKMLLLRALDEKAISLQRSGRIGFFVPSTGQEASEIGSGFALKEGDWVFPSYRDQGAALVRGYPLSSIVGQLFGNASDAIKGHQMPNHWCDRSINLVSVSSPVATQLPQAVGAGYAAKLRGDKIAVIAFFGDGGSSTGDFHAAMNFAGVYGTPTVFFCSNNQYAISLPFAKQTASGSIAEKAAAYGFEGVRVDGNDLLAVCKVTRDALEKARAGGGPTLIEALTYRMGPHSTSDDPTRYRPEEERADWAKRDPVSRFAEYLRRAGVVDGKTAETLAEEAREEVQRAVKECEGAPPVSPESLVEDVYAEMPWHLAEQRKLLSGGEG
- a CDS encoding UDP-2,3-diacylglucosamine diphosphatase, coding for MEPEAPIALDRAIFLSDAHLSQDDLHTRNFLSLAEEAAAEGIALFLLGDIFDLWFGSPGLTFKFQKPVIERLQELRRGGLRLYYVEGNRDFYLKKTHEGSTFHAVSEGEMRAAVGSRIVSLSHGDTVNRADLAYRFWKTLSKNPLAYGVLSVLPPSLVLPVADRLERKLKKTNPRFKESFPERESREFALRMFASGVDFVILGHFHTERILRFAQGEATKILVILPSWKEEWRYFTLTAEGEYGFRNFRPDAPLL